Genomic DNA from Candidatus Nitrosopumilus koreensis AR1:
ATTGTTTCAACAGTGGTCAATAACATCCTTCTACAACAATATCTCTCTACTCCCACAGAATCTAGAGTTTTCTCTGGATCTTCCCCAGCTTTGATTTTATTTTGATAATCGTCATATTTATCGGCAATTAGATTTCCACATGTAAAACATCTGACAGGAATTAACATACGAACGAAAAAGTAATCAAGGATTATAAAAACCATGCATGAAAATTTCTTTGCGGGCGTCGCCCAGCCTGGCCAAAGGCGCTAGCTTGAGGGGCTAGTCTCTCAGGAGTTCGTGGGTTCAAATCCCATCGCCCGCATACAAATTTAAAAATTATTTCTCTAATTTTTGTAAGGTTTTGATTAGTTCCATTCGTCTCTTTTCTTCTGTAATTATAGCTCTGACATCATCAACTAAAATTCTATTTACATCAATTTTTCTTCTAGCTTCTTTTACAACTTTATCGTACATTGAAAAAGTATAAAGTTGGAGATACAAATTTTCCATTATTTCAAAAACTCTTGTGGCTTCTTCAATATCATTAATTCTAATCTTATCAAACACTCTTCTTTTTAATTCCCCAATACAATCTAGTAGTCCTAAAACATATGATTCAGGCATTACTGATAATTTTTTATCTGATGGAATGTCTTTTTTCTCCACAATTGCGATTAGACATGCTGCTTCTACAAATTCTTGTTCTGGTGTTATTAGATATCTTCTCAGATCTCCTGTAGCTTTTTTCTTATATTTTCTTAAGAGTGATTCTGCTTTTTTCAGATTATTTTTGCCTGTCTTTATGTCATTTTTATGGACAGCAATAATTGCTCTACTGCAAAGAACAACCACTTCTCTAGTGTTTTTTAATAAAAATTCTCTTGAATCTTGAGCATCTTCTAAAGTTTTTGAAATTTTATTTAATGATGGCTTTACATTTTTTAGTGTCATGTTAGATATTCATAATAACCCGGATAAAGCCGTTTTCTAAACTCTTATTTTGGATATGCTTTTCACGTAAATTATGGAAATTACTGTTGAACAAATGTACAATATTGAAAATAAAGGTCATGATATGGGATTTTTAAAAAAATTCATGATGGAAAATGCAGGTGCTGCTGCAGTAAAAAAATTAGTTGAAAAACTTGGAAACGTAGAATCAAAAAATATTTTGATTTTTGTAGGGATGGGAAATAATGGGGGTGATGGATTAGTTATGGCCCGACATCTTGCCGGGTATGGCGCTAAAGTTACTGTCATGTTACTTGGAACTCCTGAAAACATCAAAACTGAAGAAAGTAATTGGAACTGGTCTATTTTGGAGAAAATGCCCTCTGTGAAATTAATGACTGGTGGTACAATTGATTTTAATTTTAAACCTGATGTTATTGTTGATGGAATTTTAGGAACTGGGATTTCTGGAGAAATTAGGGAACCATATGCATCTGCAATCAACTACATTAATCAAACAAATTGTTACAAGTTTGCAGTAGATGTTCCTTCTGGCCTAGATCCTCAGACAGGTGAAACTGCCAATATTTACACAAAATGTGATATGACTGTAACATTTCACAAAATGAAACAGGGAATTCCAAAAAGACCCGACTTGACAGGTGAATTGTTTGCAGAAAAAATAGGTATTCCTCCTGAAGCAGAGGAGGGAATTCTATGATAGTCCATCAAATACAAGTTGGAAACATGCAAAATTTTTCTTACATTGTTGAGGATGAAGACACAAGTGAATCTATCATAATTGATCCATCTTGGGATCTTATTGAATTGGAGATGATAATTAAAAAAATAATTTAAAAATAAAATACATTGTAAACACTCATCATCATTTTGATCATACTATTGGAAATGAAGCCATGGCTGAATCTACTAAAGCTCCTATTATTCAACATGAAAATTCAGAATTAAAACATGATATTACTGTAAAAGATGGAGATGTAATTGAATTTGGAAATTCAAAACTAAAAGTTATTCATACTCCTGGTCATTCAAAGGACAGTATTTGTTTGATAGGTGATGGAAAAATTTTTTCAGGTGATACTTTGTTTGTAGGAAATTGTGGTCGTATTGATTTGCCTGGTGGTAGTGCAAAGGAACTCTATCATAGTCTGTTTGATATTCTTTATTCATTAGATGATAATTTGGTTCTGTATTCTGGGCACAATTATGGTCATTCAGAGACATCTACAATAGGGCAAGAAAAAATGACAAACATGGTCATGCAAAAACGTACTGAACAACAATTTCTTGATATGATGGGTCAGTGATCTGTTGGAAGATTTTGAATTATCTGGAAATGTTAATCTGGCTCAAACCTTTATAGATTCTGTAAAATCCGGCAGGACCCTTTTTTCGTTTGTTATATCATATACAGAAACATCTGAAATTCCTGGAATAACTTTTGCTGGTGCTGATAAGGATTCGATTCAGTTTACTCCTCCAGCTGACGCAGAATATTTGCATTATGGATATTGTAAAACTATTGACAAAATTCCAATGACTCCTGATGGAAAACCTACCCCTGGTTTGTTAACTAAAACCGCTCTAGAATCTGCAAGTATTTCTCATCTGACAATTAATGCTGGAAGTAAAATCGTACCCAAATTACCTTTTATTGAATCAGGTTTGCCTTTTGGAAAAAATATATCAATTCAAGATGCTATGACTGATTCTATAGTTTCTCATGCAGTTGAATATGGACAAATTCTTGGAAGAAGTTTGGCATCATTGACTGATTGTTTGGTGATTGGTGAATGTATTCCTGGTGGAACTACAACTGCTTTGGCTTTACTAAAAGCGTTTGATTATGATGCTAAAGTAAGCTCAAGCATACCTGATAATCCTGTTGAATTAAAGAACCGAATTGTAACGTCTGCTCTTGAAAGAATAGATTCTGATCATCCCTATAGTATTGTTGCAAAAGTTGGTGATCCTATGATTCCATTTGTTGCAGGAATGCTGAGCTCTGCTTCTAGCATATCTAAAGTGATGTTGGCCGGTGGAACACAAATGGCTGCTGTTTTGGCCTTTGCATCCAAAATTGGATTTAATGAAGAAAACACTGCAATTGGAACTACATCTTATATCACAAATGATAAAACTGCAAATTTCAAAGAACTTGTTCAAAATATTGCAGACATTCCTATAATTTCTGTAGATCCAGGTATGAAAAACTCAAAATTTTCTGGACTGAAGGCCTTTTCTGAGGGATTCGCAAAAGAAGGTGTGGGAGCAGGTGGTAGTATTATTTCTTCGATGCTAAAAACTGGAAATAACTCTGAAAAATTTTTGGATTTGGTTGAAAAAGAATATCAAAGATTGTTTACTTGACTGTAACTGATTTTGCAAGATTTCTTGGATAGTCTGGATCTGTATCTTTTTCAAGTGCTGCATAATATGATAATAATTGAATTGGAATTATCTCTGAAATTGGATACAAAACTTCGTTGATTTTTGGCATTTCAATCCAGTAGTCATAAACATCACTTTTTACATCTGAGACCCCAATTATTTTTGCTCCACGTGCTTTGATTTCTCTTGCACTGGTAAGAGTATCTGAATAGGTTGAATCATTTGGATTTAGAATTATCACAAATACTTTGGAATCCATTAATGCAAGTGGTCCGTGTTTTAATTCTCCTCCAGCTATCCCTTCTGCATGAATGTATGTCAATTCTTTGAGTTTTAATGCTGATTCTGTTGCAATTGGATAGTTTATTCCACGTCCTAAAATGTAAATATCTGAAACCTCTTTCAAGTCTTTTGCAATTTTCTGAATGTATGTTGGATTGTCCAATGTTTTTGAAATAGATTTTGCGAAATCTTCAAAATCAATTGTTATGTCATTATTGCTTAACCTCTGCACGATTTTGTATAATATTACAAGTTGTGACGTGAAACTCTTTGTTGCGGCCACTCCAATTTCTGGACCACAATTCAAACCAATTACGACATCTGCCTCTCGTGCAAGTGAAGATGTCAATAAATTAACAATTCCAATAATTTTGCAATTTGTATTTTTTGCAATTTTTACTGCTTCTAAGACATCTGCACTCTCTCCGCTTTGGGATATTGCAATTAGAATAGAATTTTCTTCAATGGCATTTGGTGAAAATTGAAGTTCACTGGCCATAATTGGTTCAGCCTTGATTTTTACATATTTTGACAGAATCTGCTTTGCAATTAATGCTGAATTGTAACTTGTCCCACTTCCAGTTATGTAGATATTTTTAGCATGTTTGATGTAATCTGTTGCTTTTTCAATAGCATCACTAGTTTTTTCCCCTGCTTTCAAAATTGTTTCGGGCTGCTCGTAAATTTCTTTTAGTGTGAAATGCGCATAATCTCCTTTGTATGCATCTCCAAATTCTCTTGAAACTTTAGTAATTTCGTATTTTGTTTGTTCTCCGCCAAAATCTAAAATTTCTAATTTGTTTTTGTCTAGTATTACAAAGGTTCCATTCTCCATGTAAATAGCGTTATCCGTAAACTCGATGAATCCTAAAACATCACTTGACAAAAAGAAATCTTCTTTTCCTACTCCTATAATTAATGGTTCATGAAATCTTGCAGCTGCTATTTGACCCTTTTCAAACATTGCAACAAATGCATAATGTCCTTTTAGTTCTGAAACTGTTTTTTGAATTGCCTCTTTGACGTTATTTGATTGTTCATAATTTTTTTGAAGTACATTTGCAATAATCTCGCTGTCTGTTTCACTTTTGAAAACATATCCATCGCTTTCTAATTGTTTTTTCAAATCCTCAAAATTTTCTATAATTCCATTATGTACAATTGCAATTTTGCCTGAGTTACTAGGATGTGGGTGGGCATTTACCTCTGTGACTTTTCCATGTGTTGCCCATCTAGTATGGCCTATTCCAATTTTTCCCGGCAATGTTTCTAACTGAACTTTTGAATTTACCTCGTGTACTTTTCCAATACCTTTTTTCAGCTCAATCTGATTTTCTGATTCTGTTGCAACTCCTACACTGTCATACCCTCTGTATTCCATTCTCTTTAGCCCTTTTACGATAATGGGTGCTGCAACCTCATTTCCATAATAACCGATAATTGAACACATGACTATTCTATCTGAAATTGGGGTTATTTACTGATAAGCCTAACTATTCTTCTCTTCTGTTGAAGAACTATCATCTTTTGGTTTTTCAGCAGATGTTTCTGTGGTTTCAGTTGCTGTCTCTTCAGTAGATTCCACTGCTTCTTCAACTGGAGTTTCAGTTTTTGTTTTTTCTAGCATTTCTGGAATTTTTGATTCTGGTGCGAAATGAACACTATTCTCCTCTTCTACTGTAACTGTATATGATGGAATGTCCACCTTTCTTTCACCAATCATGATGTGACCATGAATTACCGCTTGTCTTGCTTGATATGGAGTTTTGAATCCTAGTTTTTTTGTAACAATAGTTTGTAATCTTCTTGAAAGTAAATCTTCTGCATTCAAATTCAATACATCATCCAATGTTGCATCTGCACTAACTAGTCCTATTCTTGCTAATGATTTCATTAGAATTGGTTCTTTCTCTGCTCTGATTTCTTGTCCTAAAGCAAGTAATGACCTTGCTTGGTGTCTCACTCTGGATAATTCAGTATGTGCTTTCCATAATTCCCTTTTAGTTCTTAATCCAAATGTTCCAAGAGTTTTCAACTCTTCCATTTTTAATTCATAATTGAGAGGTCTCTTTGGTTTTCTCCAATTTCTACGTGGATATTTTGGATCTCCCATTCAAAACACCTATTCTTTTTTCTCCGCTGGAGCTTTTTCTGTTGCGGGAGCTGCTGCAGCTGCTGGAGATGTTTCTGCTGCGGGAGCTGCTGCAGCTGCTGGTGCGTCAGATGATTTCTTTGCGGGAGCTGCCATGCCACCTTTTGCAACACCTACTGCTCCTCCTTTTCTACCAGATGTTCTTGTTCTCTGACCTCTTACCTTGAGACCACTAAGATGACGATAACCTCTCCAACTTGCGGTGATTCTTTCTCTTTCAATATCGTTTCTTAATGTAAATGGAATATCTGATGTTAACAAATGTAAATTGGTCCCTGTCTCAATATCTTTTCTTCTATTAAGGAACCATGCTGGAAAATTACCTTCAATTGGGTTTGAGATTAATTTTTCAATTGCTTGAACATTTTCCTCAGAAAGGTGGCCTATGTTAGAATTTGAATCAATTTTTAATGTATCTAGAATTGCTGTGGCAAAATTATACCCTATGCCCTTGATCTGGGTTAACCCTACAAGCATTTTCCTTTCTCCTGGGATATCATTTCCCACAATCCTGACAATGTGTCTATATTCTTGAGTGCTCAAGTATTCCAAAATTCAAAGAAACCCCGATAAAAACCATGCTAGGCACCGTTTTGGGTAATTTCTGGTATGTTTTGCATACAACGCTTGATTGAGATCGTTTACATCATTTTATCTAAAGTCTTTGTCTTCTGTCCAATCATTACCTTGAACATTCCATTGATTGCATTGGCAGCACTTTTTCACGCCTCGCTGAGCATCAATATCTATACAAAAACAGTGTTCTCCTTTCCCTGATGGATCATTTTCACATAATTTTTGCATACTTCGATATGTGGGCTTTTTTCTTAATTATCTTATTGGCTACTTGAAAAGTTATAACTTTCTATATTGTCATTTTTATTGAAATGACTGATTCCTTTGATCGCGAAAAAGTTGTAGATTGTATGTTTGATCCAGTGACTTCTTTAATTTTAGCAGAACTAGAAGAAGGTGAAAAATCCTGTTCATTTTTGGCAAAACAAGCTTCTATTCCTGAATCTGAAGTATTGGAAAGATTATCTTATTTGATAGAACATGAATTTATCTTCAAAACTACTGCTAGTGAAACTATGTTGTCTGCTAATTCTGAAAAACTCAGTAGTATTGTTGAGAGTGGTGAAAATTTTGATGAAACTATCAATGGCCTTGAAAAAATGGATAGTTATCTAAATTGACTTCTTTTTATTTTTGACTCTATAAACTGCAGAACCTGTCAAACCAACCATTCCGATTATCAAAACATATGCTGAAACAAAACTGAGGAATTTCTTTCCAGCATCTGGCAGTGGTCCTATTGCACCAAACACTTGAAACTCTTCATTAGAATTACTTTGTATGATCAGTTTGTAAAGACCTGAATCACGAATATCAAACCCTTCTTCAATAGTTTCAGAATCTATGTTTTTGGATGCTATTTTATTATCAAATGGATCTAGCACTTTGGCTGAAATCATGTTTTCTTTAAACTCCATAACTTGTACTGCAAAAACTCCTACAGATGATTTATCTGAATCAAAATCTCCTACGATCACAAGATCCTGATTTGAACTAACAACACCATTGCCCTGAAAAACACCATCCAGAAGTATCTGATTTCCTACTGCAAGTAGGATTAACCCAATTACAATTAATGCTCCTGAAGCAATTAGGATAATTCCTGCTTTTTGCATGATTTGGATTTTTTTTCTTTACTTTAAACCTAATTTTTTATTTAATCTTGTTTGACAAAGTTAGATTAGACTAAAAAAGTTAGCTTAGGTTAAATTTAAATAAAGAATTTGGCCTTATAGATTTGTTGAAATTCAATCGCTCAAATGTAATGATTTTGCTTATTTCTATAACTGCTGTTCTTTCCACTCTTGTAGTTTTTCCAGCAATCACTGAGGCTCAGTTAGAAGAAAAAACATTTGTTACTCACTCAGGTGCTGTTGTAAGAACTTCTGGAGAAATAATTGATCCACTTTACACTGTTTCAACAGTAGAATTTGATCCTGATGAATTTTTACGAAACTTTGAGTATGGTAGAGTGTCTTTATCTGAAACTGGTCAAACTATCAGAGAATATACCATAATTGCAGAAGATGATGGAATACAAGAAATTTCTCCAGGTGTATTTTACAACGTTTGGACTTTTAATGGAACTGTACCTGGGCCGACAATAAGAGCAACTGAAGGTGATCTTCTTAGAATCCACTTTATCAATAACGGCTCAAAAGAGCATACGATGCATTTTCATGGTATTCATCCTGCTGGAATGGACGGTGTCTTTGAACCCGTAGGTGGAAATGGTGGGCAATTTGTTTATGAATTTGAGGCAGGTCCTGTTGGTGTACATCCTTATCATTGTCATGTCATGCCACTTGAAGAACACATTGTACATGGTCTGTATGGTGTCTTTATTGTGGATCCAAAAGAAGGACGTGCGCCTGCTGATGAAATGGTTATGGTTTTAAACGGACTTGATACTGATTTTGACACTGAAAATAATTTCTATGCTGCAAATACAATTCCATTTTATTATCAGCACCATCCAATTCAAATCAACACCAATGAATTAATTCGAGTTTATGTTGTCAACATGGTGGAGTTTGATCCAATTAACAATCTTCATTTGCATGGAAATCTGTACAAATACTATCCGACAGGAACCGATATTGTTCCGTCATTTTATACTGATATGATAACCCTATCACAAACTGAGCGCGGAATTATGGAGTTTGAATATGACTATCCTGGAAAATATTTGTTCCATGCACATAAGGTGGAGTTTTCAGAAAAAGGCTGGGTTGGAATTTTCCTTGTAAGGGATAATCCAACAGATAATGATCGGGAAATAGAATATGGAACTTAGTAGTAAGTCTTCAAAGGCAAAAGTAATTGCAAGTGGAATAATTCCTTTTATTTTTGTAATTATTATGATGGCATATATTTTTGGACCAGGCGCTGATTTACTTGATTTAGGAATTCCTCTACCTGAAATAACTATTGAAAAAGTAGAATTTGTAGATTCTGAAATCCAAGCAACTGTTAGAAACACGGGCCCTATTCCAGTCGAAGTGGTTATGGCTGACGTCAATGATAGAATTCAACCTGCGGCTGTAGAACCTGATAGGTTTCTAGAAAGATATGAAACCACACTTGTTAGAATTCCTTTTGAGTGGAATGAAGCAGAACCTTACATAATTGGAATAACGATTGATGATGGGACTAGATTTGAAAAAGAAATTGAGGCTGCAGCTCCTGCATTACATCCAACATTAGATCTTGCAGTGTTTTTTGCAATTATTGGTACATATGTTGGGATTATACCTGTAATGATTGGACTTCTTTGGTTACCTTTTATCAAAAAAATCAGTAAATCGAAATACCATTTCTTTTTAGCTCTGACTGCTGGACTTTTACTTTTTCTAGCCTTTGATTCTATAGAAGAGGCCGTTGAAGTTTCTGATGAAAATTTAGCTGGTAGCTTTAATGGCACACTACTTGTTGCAACTGTTGTTGTTTTGGCTTTCTTGGGATTGTATTACTCTGGAGAAAAACTAGTGCAAAGGGCAAGTTCATCAAAACTTGCAAAACCTGTTGCAATAGCTCTGATGATTTCAATAGGAATTGGATTGCACAATTTTGGTGAGGGATTAGCAATTGGTGCTGCAGTCGGCCTAGGATCTATTGCATTTAGTACATTTTTGATCGTTGGATTTGCGCTTCATAACACTACCGAAGGAATTGCTATTGCAGCGCCAATGTCGAGAGGAAAACTAATGGTTGGAAAACTTGCTACTATGGGAATGATTGCTGGTGCCCCTGCAATTTTTGGCGCTTGGATGGGTGGATTTGTTTACTCCTCATTTTCATCTGTGATATTTCTTGCAATTGGTGCTGGTGCAATCTTTCAAGTCATTGTGGTGTTGATGAAATGGTTGCGAGAAGAAGGCGATAAAAATCTCTCTAGCGCACCTGTCGCATCTGGATTTGCTGTAGGAATGCTGGTGATGTATCTGACAAGCATTTTGGTCTAGTCTGGTTCTGGATGTATTGTTATCACTGCATTCTTGATTTCAGTTCTTATGATGTGCTCTATTTCTGATGTCAAGTCATGAACTTTCTCAATTGACAATTCTTTGTCAAATGAACAATCAATATCTATTTTGAGTATGTTTTCAAAATCTAATGACACTATTCTTCCTATTTTCTTAATTTCAGGATATTTTTCCAAAATTCTTTTTATTTTCTGTTCAGTGGCTTTATCTTCCAAGTTGAGATTTTCTGGTATTGTAACAAATGGTTCTAAATGAATTGTGGCATGTTCTATCTCTGGAATATTGTCATAAATTTTCTGTTCTATAATTTCAGAGATTTTGTGAGCGTCTGCTAGATTTTTTTCTCTATCTACCATTACATGTAAATTAGAAAATGTTTTTCCCTTGGTTTTATGGGTACTTACATTGTGCACTCCTCTTACCCCCTTTACATTTTTAGCAATATCTAGAATTTTAGCATCTAGTGGCACGTCTTCCCAATCTGGTTCAAAATGAATAGTTATCGAAGCATTTGAAATTTTATTTTTGATATTTTTCTCAACATTACTACTTATCTCATGTGCATTGTCAAAACTAGTATCTCCTCTTAATGATATTGTAACATCTGCAAATATTGTATCACCTGAACGTCTCATTAGTATGGGTCCTGCATCAATCACACCTTGAGTTGACACGGCAATATCTCTTACATTCTTTACACTTTCTGGTGATATGATGTCTGTCAAATCAAGAGCTGTTTTGTAAACCAGTTTTACACTAAGTACAGCTAACAATCCCCCTAAAATTAATGCTGCAACAAAGTCTCCATAATAGAAACCATATGATACCAAAACAATTCCAATAATTGCAATTAATGTTGAACCAAGATCCATAAATGCATGATAGAAATCTGCTTTGAGAGTTGTCCCACCTATTTTTTGAATTGATCTACGTAATAGAATTATTCTAAAAATATCTACTCCTATTGTGTACACTCCTCCGATTATTGCAAACATTCCTGGAAGTATACTTGCTGGAGGACTCTGTATTCTGTGAATTGATTCGTAAATGAAAAAACATGCAATCAAAAAAATTGCTATTCCCCCAATCAATCCTCCTAATGACTCAATTTTTCCATGTCCGTAGGTATGTTCTGCATCAGGAGGCTTTATTGCCATTCTTGCTGCCAACAACAAAACAAGAGTAACTACACTGTCCAATAACGCATGAATGCTGTCTGTAATTAGTGCCAAACTATTGGAGACAAGTCCGAAAACTAACTCTACTACAAATGCAGAAAAAATAGCTACAAGCGAAATCTGTAAAACTCTAGTTCTTTGTACAAACATTTTCCTTGTTTTTTAATAATTTCTATCATGTATTACAAGTTTCTAAGGATTATTCCTACGATAACATTATTTGCAAAGAAACTCTATTTTCTATCATTGGATAAAAATTGGTTATTTTTATTGGGTTTTTCCCTATTTCTCATTCCTGTTCTAGATGTTGATGCCTCTAGCAATCCTAACTTGTCGGTATCTGCTGAAAATTCAAAATTTGATAATCATTTTGCAGGATCTATGGTGATTGAGGTTGTCATCAGGGATTCCAACATTTCTGACACTGGTGAAGGAAAAGGAGAACCTGATGTTACTATTAATGGAAAAACACTTCGTATGGTTCAGGCAACAGATGGAAATTGGTATGCATATTTTGCAAATGTTGACAAGGCAAAAATTGCCGATGCCACAGTTGGCTTGGCTGGAAAAGGATTAGATTTTGGAGAATTCTGTAGTAGGGATACAGCAACATCCGTGTTTGGAATTTCTCTAAGTGAAACTGATGGGTTTGCAATTCCTCGACCTGATTCTGTTTCTGGTTCTACTAATGGCAATTCTTCTTTTTCTGAATGTACTTCTAGCCCCTCTAATACTTCTAATCATAATAATGTTGTAAGAAAAGCAAAATCTATCAACACTAATTCTAACGTCCCTGTTGGTCAAATTGGATTGGATGTTGATGCATGGCCATTAATTCAACTCTATTCTTTTGATGATGTAGTAATACAATACAATCCTGGAGGTTCTCCACAACAAGTGTTTCTTGATTATGATGAAATCCCAAACATTACATTAAATGTTGATAGGGATCTATATCCTGAGAACTCTGAAGTATTTCTAACTGTAAATGATATTCAATTAAATCAAGATCCAACTGATGAAGATTCTTGGACATTTGATATTGATTCTACAACAAACACTTTCTATCAAGCATTTGACAGTGCTGGAAATAATGATGCTAATGGAAATGCAGGATTAGTAGATCTTGTTCCTCATCTATCAAATTTGGGATTTGAAGATAATGGAAAATTATCTTTATCTCTAGGAAATATTTTAGAATTAAAAACAAATAATGATCAACCTAGTTCTTCAGTATCTGACGCCGTCCCAAACACTTATTCCAAAATCATAACCCTTGTTGAACAAGAACCAAACTCTGGACTGTTTACAAGTTATGATTCTGATGATCAGTCTGTCATTGGAATATTGAATGATGCACCACGTGGTCAAACTGGACAAATTACTTA
This window encodes:
- a CDS encoding 30S ribosomal protein S4, whose translation is MGDPKYPRRNWRKPKRPLNYELKMEELKTLGTFGLRTKRELWKAHTELSRVRHQARSLLALGQEIRAEKEPILMKSLARIGLVSADATLDDVLNLNAEDLLSRRLQTIVTKKLGFKTPYQARQAVIHGHIMIGERKVDIPSYTVTVEEENSVHFAPESKIPEMLEKTKTETPVEEAVESTEETATETTETSAEKPKDDSSSTEEKNS
- the cobT gene encoding nicotinate mononucleotide-dependent phosphoribosyltransferase CobT, which codes for MEDFELSGNVNLAQTFIDSVKSGRTLFSFVISYTETSEIPGITFAGADKDSIQFTPPADAEYLHYGYCKTIDKIPMTPDGKPTPGLLTKTALESASISHLTINAGSKIVPKLPFIESGLPFGKNISIQDAMTDSIVSHAVEYGQILGRSLASLTDCLVIGECIPGGTTTALALLKAFDYDAKVSSSIPDNPVELKNRIVTSALERIDSDHPYSIVAKVGDPMIPFVAGMLSSASSISKVMLAGGTQMAAVLAFASKIGFNEENTAIGTTSYITNDKTANFKELVQNIADIPIISVDPGMKNSKFSGLKAFSEGFAKEGVGAGGSIISSMLKTGNNSEKFLDLVEKEYQRLFT
- a CDS encoding MBL fold metallo-hydrolase → MGNEAMAESTKAPIIQHENSELKHDITVKDGDVIEFGNSKLKVIHTPGHSKDSICLIGDGKIFSGDTLFVGNCGRIDLPGGSAKELYHSLFDILYSLDDNLVLYSGHNYGHSETSTIGQEKMTNMVMQKRTEQQFLDMMGQ
- a CDS encoding ZIP family metal transporter yields the protein MELSSKSSKAKVIASGIIPFIFVIIMMAYIFGPGADLLDLGIPLPEITIEKVEFVDSEIQATVRNTGPIPVEVVMADVNDRIQPAAVEPDRFLERYETTLVRIPFEWNEAEPYIIGITIDDGTRFEKEIEAAAPALHPTLDLAVFFAIIGTYVGIIPVMIGLLWLPFIKKISKSKYHFFLALTAGLLLFLAFDSIEEAVEVSDENLAGSFNGTLLVATVVVLAFLGLYYSGEKLVQRASSSKLAKPVAIALMISIGIGLHNFGEGLAIGAAVGLGSIAFSTFLIVGFALHNTTEGIAIAAPMSRGKLMVGKLATMGMIAGAPAIFGAWMGGFVYSSFSSVIFLAIGAGAIFQVIVVLMKWLREEGDKNLSSAPVASGFAVGMLVMYLTSILV
- a CDS encoding NAD(P)H-hydrate epimerase, with the translated sequence MEITVEQMYNIENKGHDMGFLKKFMMENAGAAAVKKLVEKLGNVESKNILIFVGMGNNGGDGLVMARHLAGYGAKVTVMLLGTPENIKTEESNWNWSILEKMPSVKLMTGGTIDFNFKPDVIVDGILGTGISGEIREPYASAINYINQTNCYKFAVDVPSGLDPQTGETANIYTKCDMTVTFHKMKQGIPKRPDLTGELFAEKIGIPPEAEEGIL
- a CDS encoding translin family protein, coding for MTLKNVKPSLNKISKTLEDAQDSREFLLKNTREVVVLCSRAIIAVHKNDIKTGKNNLKKAESLLRKYKKKATGDLRRYLITPEQEFVEAACLIAIVEKKDIPSDKKLSVMPESYVLGLLDCIGELKRRVFDKIRINDIEEATRVFEIMENLYLQLYTFSMYDKVVKEARRKIDVNRILVDDVRAIITEEKRRMELIKTLQKLEK
- a CDS encoding DNA-directed RNA polymerase subunit N is translated as MLIPVRCFTCGNLIADKYDDYQNKIKAGEDPEKTLDSVGVERYCCRRMLLTTVETIQQVIPFYEAIQRRKQEVQSELE
- the glmS gene encoding glutamine--fructose-6-phosphate transaminase (isomerizing); the protein is MCSIIGYYGNEVAAPIIVKGLKRMEYRGYDSVGVATESENQIELKKGIGKVHEVNSKVQLETLPGKIGIGHTRWATHGKVTEVNAHPHPSNSGKIAIVHNGIIENFEDLKKQLESDGYVFKSETDSEIIANVLQKNYEQSNNVKEAIQKTVSELKGHYAFVAMFEKGQIAAARFHEPLIIGVGKEDFFLSSDVLGFIEFTDNAIYMENGTFVILDKNKLEILDFGGEQTKYEITKVSREFGDAYKGDYAHFTLKEIYEQPETILKAGEKTSDAIEKATDYIKHAKNIYITGSGTSYNSALIAKQILSKYVKIKAEPIMASELQFSPNAIEENSILIAISQSGESADVLEAVKIAKNTNCKIIGIVNLLTSSLAREADVVIGLNCGPEIGVAATKSFTSQLVILYKIVQRLSNNDITIDFEDFAKSISKTLDNPTYIQKIAKDLKEVSDIYILGRGINYPIATESALKLKELTYIHAEGIAGGELKHGPLALMDSKVFVIILNPNDSTYSDTLTSAREIKARGAKIIGVSDVKSDVYDYWIEMPKINEVLYPISEIIPIQLLSYYAALEKDTDPDYPRNLAKSVTVK
- a CDS encoding 30S ribosomal protein S13 translates to MSTQEYRHIVRIVGNDIPGERKMLVGLTQIKGIGYNFATAILDTLKIDSNSNIGHLSEENVQAIEKLISNPIEGNFPAWFLNRRKDIETGTNLHLLTSDIPFTLRNDIERERITASWRGYRHLSGLKVRGQRTRTSGRKGGAVGVAKGGMAAPAKKSSDAPAAAAAPAAETSPAAAAAPATEKAPAEKKE
- a CDS encoding multicopper oxidase domain-containing protein, with translation MILLISITAVLSTLVVFPAITEAQLEEKTFVTHSGAVVRTSGEIIDPLYTVSTVEFDPDEFLRNFEYGRVSLSETGQTIREYTIIAEDDGIQEISPGVFYNVWTFNGTVPGPTIRATEGDLLRIHFINNGSKEHTMHFHGIHPAGMDGVFEPVGGNGGQFVYEFEAGPVGVHPYHCHVMPLEEHIVHGLYGVFIVDPKEGRAPADEMVMVLNGLDTDFDTENNFYAANTIPFYYQHHPIQINTNELIRVYVVNMVEFDPINNLHLHGNLYKYYPTGTDIVPSFYTDMITLSQTERGIMEFEYDYPGKYLFHAHKVEFSEKGWVGIFLVRDNPTDNDREIEYGT